DNA sequence from the Candidatus Sulfotelmatobacter sp. genome:
CACCATGGTCTCGTACTCGAGCAGGATGCGCGACTGGAAGAGCTTGTACGACTCGGTGGCGTCGGTGTGCAGCGCCAGGTCGAGCCCGGCCTCGTAGTGCTTGAGCTTGGGGCGCGACGACAGGATGCGGCGCAGCGCGACCTCGAGCGGCACGCGGAAGTAGAAGGCCTGGGCCGGCACCGGCGCGAAGCGGTAGAGCGAGCGCACCCAGCGCGAATTGACGCCGCGCACCACGTCGCGACCGAAGGCCGTGAACACGTAGCGATCGGCGAGCACGATGCCGCCCGCCTTGAGCGACGGAATGATCTCGCGCTCGACGCGGTCGGAGAAATCGGTGGCGTGGATCAGCGAAAAGGTGAGCGGGGTGAGGAGCTTGCGCTGCTTGCCGCGGCGCGTGGTGGCCCTGACGATCGGCGACGAGTTCCACTCACTGAACACCACCGGATAGCCCTCGGCGCGCAGCCACTGCGAGAGCAGCGTGAGCTGCGTGCTCTTCCCCGAGCCGTCGATGCCCTCGACGATGAACAGCCGCCCCGGCCAGTCGGCGCGATGCGCTCCGAACGAACCGCCGGGCACGGCCGGCGCGACGCTCATGCCCTGGCCTTCGCGCCGCTGCGACGGCGCAGGAAGCGCGGAGGAAGGAACGCGACCAGGCGGCCCTCGCCGGGATTCACGGTCGAGACGAAATCGATCACGCAGACGCCGGCCTTCTTGAGCGGGAGGCTGCGTGCCGGCGCGGCGAAGATCAACACCGCCGCCAGCTTGCCGATGTCGGGCTCGTGTCCCACCAGCGCCACGGTCTCGCTGGCCTTGAGCGTCTTCAAGTGCGCCACCACCTCGTGATAGGAGCCGCCCGGGGCGAGCGCGTCGAGCGTCTCGCATTCGCGTTTCAGTTCGGCGACCTCACGGAGGATCTCGGCGCTCTGGGTGGCGCGCACCAGCGGGCTGGTCACGATGCGCGTGAGCGCGAGCGCGCGGGTGAGCCCGCGCGCCGCCTGCTCGGTGCGCTCGATGCCGCGAGGCGTGAGCGGTCGCTGGCCATCATCGGGCCAACGCCGATCGTCTCTTCGGCCGGCCGGTCCATGTCGGAAGAGTACGATTCGCATGATCCAGAACTGGTGTGGGGCGAGTTCACGCGGCGGGGGCCGCCGCGCAGCGTCGGATGGGCAGCTTCAATCCACCCGACAGACGCCACAAGCCTAGCAACGCGGGCGGCAACTCCCAAGTGAACAACCTGTAAACGCGCGTCTCCGGTGGATTTGTTTGGCGCTCGCGGACTTGCGCCAGCGCACACTCGCGCGTTGTCCACCGCGCCCCGGGTCGCCCAATGGCCTGAAAGGCATGGGGTTCTCAGCGTTTTCCACAACCCTGGGGATGGGCGCCAGTGTCCTCCGGATGGCTCGGCCGCAGGCACCGGCTCAATGGGCTGCGATCCGCTCCTCGGGCGGCCGGACGTGGCGGAACGCCCCCCACAGCAGGAAGTCGTAGGCGATCTTCATGGTGGCGGCAATGCCGAGCGGGGCGCCCAGCGAGAACGCCTGCATCGACCAGCCGGCGAGCGCCGGCCCGATCGCCCACATGGCCATGCGCACCAGGTGCGTGACACCGGAGGCGAGCGTGCGTTCTTCCGGTCGCACCACCGCCATGACGTAGCTCTGGCGCGTGGGAACGTCCATTTCGACCAGGCCTTCACGCAGCAGGAACAGCGCGGCCGCGATCGGGAAGCTCGGGGCAAACGCCACCGTGACCAGCAGCAGGCTCGAAGGCATGTGGGTGAAGACCATGGTGTTGACGAGCCCGATCCGCTTCGCGAGCCACGCGGCGCCGAGGTGCGACACGGCATTGAGAATCCGCGCCGCGAAGAACAGGAGCCCCAGCGAGCCCTCGCCGACGCCGAAGCGGCGGAAGAAGAACCACGAGATCAGTGAAGCGGTGAGGAACCCGCCGCCCAGGCTGTCGAGCACGAACAGCGACGAAATGCGCCACAGGAGGCGCCGGGTCTCGGGCGCGACCGCGATGCGCGCGCGCGGCTCCGCCGGCTCGACCGCGGCGGAGAGGCGTGGATAGAAGATCAGCGCCGCCGCGGTCAGCAGCGCCGCCACTCCCAGTCCGGCGCGCAGCGCGGACAACTCGTCCCAGCCGAATGCCTGGCGCGCCAGCGCGGGCGAGGCCGCCATCAGGCCGCCGATCGCGTGCCCCGCGTCCTGAGTCACGTTGTACCAGGCGAAGGTGCGGGTACGCTCGGCGTCGGTGATGGTGGCGGGCAGGATGGCCTGTTCGATCACCAGCGCGGCGCCGCGATCGCGGCCCATGCCGTTGAGCATCCCGAACGCCGCGAACAGCAGGATCGCGACCCAGGCGTGGGCCGCGAGCATGGCGAGGCAGCCGATCGCCCCGCACAGCGAGACGGCCACGAGGAATCGCCGCCGCCCGAAGCGATCGGCGGAGGTGGTGGCGAGCAGCGAGGCGAGCGCCGCGCCGCCGAGTCCGGCCGAGATCACGAGCCCCGCGAGCGAGGCCGAGAGCCCGAGCCTCGCGAGGTAGAGCCCGGCAAGCACACCGGTCATGCCGGTGCCGACCGCGCGCAGGAACGCGGTGGCGAAGATCTTCGAGCGGTCCGGCGACCAGGTCACGCGCGTGCGCGGCGCTTCACGGCTTGGCAGGCTGGAGCACCGATTCGGGCGGAGCGCGCAGCGCGCGGGCGATCGGATCGACGTCCTGGAGCGGGTCGGCCCAGTTCGAGCGGCGGAAGAAGAAATCGAGACGCGCCCGCGGATCGCGCGCGAACGCCGTGTCGGCCGCGACCTTCGCCTGGAACTCGCGCGCCAGCGCGGGATCCTTGCTCATCATCTGCCGCGCCAGCGGTTCGACCACGTAACTCTCGCCGTACTCGACCTTCTGGAAGACCGTGTCGAAGTAGTTCCAGGCCATGAGGCCGTCCGGCGCCTGGGCCTCGAACAGCTCGATCGCCACCCGGGCGCCCGGCTGATCGAGCGGGACCCACAGATCGCCCGGGCGGTAGGTGCGCTGGCGATGCTCGAGCGCCACGCGCTTCACCTGAGTGGGATGGTGGCCCTCGAAAAGCCGGTCGTTGCTCCACTCGAGCACGTGCTGCACCTCGACCGTGTCGGTCCAGGGTTTCGCGAAGCGCCGATAGTGGATGGCA
Encoded proteins:
- a CDS encoding MFS transporter; this encodes MTWSPDRSKIFATAFLRAVGTGMTGVLAGLYLARLGLSASLAGLVISAGLGGAALASLLATTSADRFGRRRFLVAVSLCGAIGCLAMLAAHAWVAILLFAAFGMLNGMGRDRGAALVIEQAILPATITDAERTRTFAWYNVTQDAGHAIGGLMAASPALARQAFGWDELSALRAGLGVAALLTAAALIFYPRLSAAVEPAEPRARIAVAPETRRLLWRISSLFVLDSLGGGFLTASLISWFFFRRFGVGEGSLGLLFFAARILNAVSHLGAAWLAKRIGLVNTMVFTHMPSSLLLVTVAFAPSFPIAAALFLLREGLVEMDVPTRQSYVMAVVRPEERTLASGVTHLVRMAMWAIGPALAGWSMQAFSLGAPLGIAATMKIAYDFLLWGAFRHVRPPEERIAAH
- the sixA gene encoding phosphohistidine phosphatase SixA — its product is MRIVLFRHGPAGRRDDRRWPDDGQRPLTPRGIERTEQAARGLTRALALTRIVTSPLVRATQSAEILREVAELKRECETLDALAPGGSYHEVVAHLKTLKASETVALVGHEPDIGKLAAVLIFAAPARSLPLKKAGVCVIDFVSTVNPGEGRLVAFLPPRFLRRRSGAKARA